Proteins co-encoded in one Chrysemys picta bellii isolate R12L10 chromosome 13, ASM1138683v2, whole genome shotgun sequence genomic window:
- the LOC135975300 gene encoding fibrinogen-like protein 1-like protein, whose amino-acid sequence MMALLCVAPVQGNGALAHKKVERGFPKDCSNIPRDSPSGVHVIQPAGSPPRVVWYDMDTEGKGWTVVQRNSYNTEITWKESWSTYKYGFGNVQQDYWLGNEYLSLLTRQNIYKVRFVVEDKSNNTRYAEYDIISVEDEPSGYPLRLGRYSGDGEDYLTTYHSGLGGIHDNMKFSTSDKDQDQTSGNCASSYGGWWYDKCQNVLLNGKSYIYWAGFCKSGECKSSLILVKPTDMCWVRQEEPILLGSRRR is encoded by the exons atgatggcgctcctttgcgtagcccccgtgcagggcaacggggccctggcccacaagaaggtcgagaggg ggttccccaaagactgcagcaacatccccagggacagccccagcggggtccatgtcatccagccggcaggctctccccctcgagtggtgtggtatgacatggacaccgaaggcaaaggctggaccgttgtccagagaaattcttacaacacagagatcacctggaaggagtcctggagcacctacaagtacggctttgggaacgtgcagcaggattactggctgggcaacgagtacctgtccctgctcacgcggcagaacatctacaaggtccgttttgtcgtggaggacaaatccaacaacacccgctacgcagagtacgacatcatcagtgtcgaggatgagcccagTGGGTACCCTCTGAgactgggcaggtactctggggacggcgaggactatctcaccacctaccactccggcctggggggcatacacgacaacatgaagttcagcacaagtgacaaggatcaggaccagaccagtgggaattgcgcaagtagctatggaggctggtggtacgacaagtgtcagaacgtcctgctcaatgggaaaagctacatctactgggcagggttctgtaagagtggggagtgcaagtcttccctcatcctggttaagccaacagacatgtgctgggtccggcaggaggagcccatcctccttgggagccggcgccgctga